Proteins from a genomic interval of Clostridium sp. 'deep sea':
- the fliG gene encoding flagellar motor switch protein FliG, with protein sequence MAGLTPDQKAAILLLSLDKSTSAEVLKYLNEEHIQRVAFRMAESKAVSQNLRSTVLDEFYQLCLEQGFSIGGGLEYAKELLTEALGQDRCSEIISKMSTFIKSKPFDFLKKVDPNEIIDFLKAERNQTVALILSFIDSAQGSVILSSFDEERQADIIIRVAKMSKISPEIVKDVEREVKNKISNFLGETTSTDIVGINIAADILSSIDRGTKVNIFDRVEETNQELAEELKKRMFLFEDIVSLDPRHAQIVLSRVPNSDLAMALKSTSDRMKNFVFKNISARAKEIINQEMDMMGRIRLSEVLEAQQKIVGIVHELEQNQEIVISKDSSDKLVG encoded by the coding sequence ATGGCAGGACTAACTCCAGATCAAAAGGCTGCAATTTTACTTTTGTCACTAGATAAATCGACTTCTGCTGAGGTGCTGAAATACCTAAATGAAGAACATATTCAGCGAGTAGCCTTTAGAATGGCGGAAAGTAAGGCGGTATCTCAAAATCTTCGTAGCACTGTTTTAGATGAGTTCTACCAGTTGTGTTTAGAACAGGGCTTTTCCATTGGTGGTGGCTTAGAGTATGCTAAAGAGCTTTTAACAGAGGCCCTTGGACAAGATAGATGCTCTGAGATCATTAGTAAGATGTCAACCTTTATAAAAAGTAAGCCTTTTGATTTTCTAAAAAAAGTTGATCCAAATGAAATAATCGATTTTTTAAAGGCCGAACGTAATCAAACTGTTGCTTTAATACTTTCATTCATAGATTCAGCACAGGGCTCAGTTATTTTATCATCGTTTGATGAGGAGAGACAGGCCGACATAATTATAAGAGTAGCAAAAATGAGTAAAATATCACCCGAAATAGTTAAGGATGTTGAGCGAGAAGTTAAAAATAAAATTAGTAATTTCCTCGGTGAAACTACCTCAACTGACATTGTAGGAATTAATATAGCGGCAGATATTTTATCATCAATAGATAGAGGAACAAAAGTTAATATCTTTGATAGAGTTGAAGAAACAAATCAAGAGCTAGCAGAAGAGCTTAAAAAGCGCATGTTCTTATTTGAGGATATTGTTAGCTTGGATCCAAGGCATGCTCAAATTGTATTATCGAGAGTACCAAACTCAGACCTAGCAATGGCACTTAAATCAACAAGCGATCGTATGAAAAACTTTGTATTTAAAAACATCTCAGCTAGAGCCAAAGAAATCATTAATCAAGAGATGGATATGATGGGTCGTATCAGACTCAGCGAGGTGCTTGAAGCCCAGCAGAAAATTGTTGGCATTGTACATGAGTTAGAGCAGAATCAAGAGATTGTGATTAGCAAAGATTCAAGTGATAAGTTAGTAGGATAA
- a CDS encoding flagellar FlbD family protein: MIKLTRLNNEVFFLNCDIIEQIEEVPHTVIRTVNEHTYVVTEKAEEIIESIINFRQKYMQLPVIIKEGN, from the coding sequence TTGATAAAGTTAACAAGGCTTAATAATGAAGTATTTTTCTTAAACTGCGACATAATAGAGCAAATAGAAGAAGTACCTCACACAGTTATAAGAACAGTTAACGAGCATACTTATGTAGTTACTGAAAAAGCTGAAGAGATAATAGAGTCAATAATTAACTTTAGACAAAAATATATGCAGTTGCCTGTAATAATAAAAGAAGGAAATTAA
- a CDS encoding motility protein A, with amino-acid sequence MDITSVAGLILAFILFILAIVTQGSISAFWSTSSLIIVIGGTLCSTAISYPVEKLKGFLGIFKKAFTKENFEINQTIEILSELSLVAKKNGLLALEKYTNEVDNEFMKKSILLVVDGTDPKMIEKMLSLDLENMITRHQEGQGVLKTMGKYAPAMGMLGTLIGLILMLKKLNDPSTLGPAMALALITTFYGSFFANIVFLPLAGKLQYKSDQEVIYKMMIIEGILAVQAGESPLMIKEKLKTFVANSERQTAKDGNNEN; translated from the coding sequence ATGGATATTACATCAGTAGCCGGTTTAATTCTAGCGTTTATCTTATTTATTTTAGCAATTGTAACTCAAGGCAGTATTAGTGCATTTTGGAGTACATCATCTTTAATAATTGTGATAGGAGGTACTCTTTGCTCAACAGCTATAAGTTATCCAGTAGAAAAACTCAAAGGTTTTTTAGGTATATTTAAAAAGGCATTTACTAAAGAAAACTTCGAAATAAATCAAACTATTGAAATTCTTAGTGAACTATCTTTAGTGGCAAAAAAGAATGGCTTATTGGCTTTAGAAAAATATACAAATGAAGTTGATAACGAGTTTATGAAAAAGTCAATTCTGTTAGTTGTTGACGGTACTGACCCTAAAATGATTGAGAAAATGCTCAGTTTAGATCTCGAGAATATGATAACTCGTCATCAAGAGGGTCAAGGTGTCTTAAAAACAATGGGCAAATATGCCCCTGCAATGGGTATGCTTGGCACCCTAATAGGACTTATTTTAATGCTTAAAAAGCTCAATGACCCATCCACACTTGGTCCTGCAATGGCACTTGCATTAATAACAACCTTTTATGGATCTTTTTTTGCAAATATCGTATTTTTGCCTTTAGCTGGCAAGCTACAGTATAAAAGCGATCAAGAGGTTATTTACAAAATGATGATTATTGAGGGGATTTTGGCTGTACAAGCTGGTGAATCACCTTTAATGATTAAAGAAAAATTAAAAACCTTTGTAGCCAATAGCGAACGCCAAACCGCCAAGGATGGTAACAATGAGAATTAA
- a CDS encoding flagellar M-ring protein FliF C-terminal domain-containing protein, whose product MPSKLSDSMTKIKDSWSGLEFKVKRRILFWGMLSLIALASTVLLLNRTDYVVLYSKLDVKEVAEIDKLLTDLGVKSKNSSGTILVEKGREEDVRMKLAVQGYPKTGLNYDLYLNNINFSTSTRDKNIMLRYQLQDRLSNTIKLLQGITNAVVTISMDMQEDFQLGSQKNPVTANVLLELEPMYVPEKQHIRAIQKLMITSISGLKEENVAIIDSEANDLLPNTNNDPLSAITSSQFELKKSVEKELQNKIIYMFEPVFGSKNIKVSVNATFDFDKRKTQLTEYTPIINNEGIPFTIDELTEKFSDSSTNAASGSDSLNERVQKVVNYRVNELTRTIEEAQGVIKDISISILINDTTLDQDGLFNISQIVGASVDVDTANINVSNMDFTADKVEAQRLKDALDAAKQEVEEPFPISEQTMIIIAGMFFAFIFALILLRTIRKAMAKPKVDIEVPQVSSQELEELLTSEELAKVKEEERVNKEKLAEEQKIIEDITQIAKVNPKNAADLIAYWMEKKDEEDEEVVGEELS is encoded by the coding sequence ATGCCCAGTAAACTAAGTGATTCGATGACAAAGATTAAAGATTCTTGGTCAGGTTTAGAGTTTAAAGTAAAAAGGCGAATATTGTTTTGGGGAATGTTAAGCTTAATTGCTTTAGCATCGACGGTATTGCTGCTAAATCGTACAGATTATGTTGTATTGTATAGCAAGCTAGATGTTAAAGAGGTTGCTGAGATAGATAAACTTCTTACAGATTTAGGAGTGAAATCGAAAAATAGTAGTGGAACTATACTTGTTGAAAAGGGTAGAGAAGAAGATGTAAGAATGAAGCTGGCAGTTCAAGGCTATCCCAAAACAGGACTAAACTATGATTTGTATTTAAATAATATAAACTTTTCAACATCTACACGTGACAAAAATATAATGTTACGTTATCAACTACAAGATAGACTAAGCAATACCATAAAGCTGCTTCAAGGTATTACAAATGCTGTTGTTACTATTAGCATGGATATGCAAGAAGATTTTCAACTTGGTAGCCAAAAGAATCCTGTTACGGCAAACGTATTATTAGAACTTGAGCCGATGTATGTACCAGAGAAACAACATATAAGGGCCATTCAAAAGCTCATGATAACAAGTATTTCAGGTTTAAAAGAAGAAAACGTTGCAATTATAGATTCGGAGGCTAATGATTTACTTCCTAATACTAATAATGATCCATTAAGTGCAATTACAAGCTCACAGTTTGAGTTGAAGAAGAGTGTTGAAAAAGAACTGCAGAATAAAATAATATATATGTTTGAGCCTGTATTTGGCAGTAAAAACATAAAAGTTTCAGTAAACGCTACGTTTGACTTCGATAAACGTAAAACGCAGCTAACAGAATATACCCCTATAATAAATAACGAAGGAATACCATTTACCATAGACGAGCTTACAGAAAAGTTTTCTGACTCATCTACAAATGCGGCCTCTGGCAGTGATAGCTTAAACGAGAGAGTTCAAAAGGTTGTAAACTATCGAGTTAATGAATTAACACGAACAATAGAAGAGGCTCAAGGAGTTATTAAAGATATTTCTATTTCAATATTAATTAATGACACAACATTAGATCAAGATGGTTTATTTAATATATCTCAAATAGTTGGTGCTTCTGTAGATGTAGATACCGCAAACATAAACGTTAGCAATATGGACTTTACAGCAGATAAGGTTGAGGCTCAAAGGCTAAAAGATGCCTTAGATGCGGCTAAACAGGAGGTAGAAGAACCATTTCCTATATCGGAGCAAACTATGATTATTATAGCTGGAATGTTTTTTGCCTTTATCTTTGCCCTTATTTTATTAAGAACTATTAGAAAGGCTATGGCAAAACCTAAAGTAGATATAGAAGTACCACAGGTAAGTAGCCAAGAGCTTGAAGAACTATTAACCTCTGAAGAATTAGCTAAGGTCAAAGAAGAAGAGCGAGTTAATAAAGAAAAATTAGCTGAAGAGCAAAAAATTATTGAGGATATTACTCAAATAGCTAAGGTTAATCCTAAAAATGCAGCGGATTTAATAGCTTATTGGATGGAAAAAAAGGATGAAGAAGATGAAGAAGTTGTAGGGGAGGAGTTGAGCTGA
- a CDS encoding flagellar hook capping FlgD N-terminal domain-containing protein, with the protein MDVNRVTSQQTSLDSLNENNKKDKNTIDKDFFLKMLVAQLKHQDPLSPVDNNEYMNQSVQFSTLEAIQALNDNLTLNLNQTKAYSFLGNTVGTNALNTDTNEVEYIEGKVDSISYSNGQVYIHIGKHIAKPENVLAVTTTTSSEESDENEPSTPPATSEE; encoded by the coding sequence ATGGATGTTAATAGAGTTACCAGCCAGCAAACCTCTTTAGATAGTCTTAATGAAAACAATAAAAAAGATAAAAACACCATAGATAAAGACTTCTTTTTAAAGATGTTAGTGGCCCAACTTAAACACCAAGACCCATTATCACCTGTTGATAATAATGAGTATATGAACCAGAGTGTACAGTTTTCAACACTAGAAGCCATACAGGCCTTAAATGATAATCTAACATTAAATTTAAACCAAACTAAAGCCTACTCGTTTCTTGGAAATACAGTAGGAACTAATGCTTTAAACACTGATACCAATGAAGTTGAGTATATAGAGGGCAAGGTTGATAGCATATCTTACTCTAATGGACAAGTATATATTCATATTGGTAAACATATAGCAAAGCCAGAAAACGTACTTGCTGTAACAACAACCACCTCTAGCGAAGAATCCGATGAAAATGAGCCAAGTACACCGCCAGCTACTAGTGAGGAATAA
- the flgB gene encoding flagellar basal body rod protein FlgB, which translates to MFSNMYSRLDFFQKGLDGLQKRHETIANNIANHDTPGFKAKDVNFQQVLTRHLKNNKVSDPEVKTIKKQFNMFSIYNKKGLLENIDGNNVNVDKEMVALSDNKMQYDLMVEALRSQMKLFDIVIDSTKR; encoded by the coding sequence GTGTTTAGCAATATGTATAGTCGGTTAGATTTCTTTCAAAAAGGCTTAGATGGATTACAAAAAAGACATGAAACTATTGCCAATAATATAGCTAATCATGATACCCCAGGCTTTAAGGCTAAAGATGTTAATTTTCAACAGGTTTTAACAAGGCATCTAAAAAACAATAAAGTCAGTGATCCCGAAGTAAAAACTATCAAAAAGCAATTTAATATGTTCTCTATTTATAATAAAAAGGGACTCTTAGAAAACATTGATGGAAATAATGTTAACGTAGATAAAGAGATGGTGGCACTCTCCGACAACAAAATGCAATATGACCTTATGGTTGAAGCATTAAGATCACAAATGAAACTATTTGATATAGTTATTGATTCTACAAAGAGGTGA
- a CDS encoding flagellar hook-length control protein FliK: MINSMELLLSTATKVDSKLANKYGSDRAENGFENELKKELDLLPEQNKVSAEAADKEPEEVDQSDEKNQITEDSEPQEIIDLLSLQNQIVVLNVNQDSQQKTTTELTTSDPEHSESVASEATKVDQSEILVAKEFNTEPETDKDSQIRALTDSVSVNKDDNNNVFEEVELQDKIFNTKLQRLIKANKNKQLFNAEKNTAEVKPKTDSDLLQRTEQQKTSAMNNLHSETNEKESSREFIAQLLKSEQPLNKEVSDSRVLNTPLASNVKVAPSFQSASVETQQQFSEELFSAEPKTGESIMNQMTESISYGKLADGEYMHVKLKPDYLGAMSINIQKTQSGSVLNIQVESEAVKRMLNEKVEDMISVLSNKSVTIDKVQITTDYQNTNSDLSQQLNQHSFTGSQQQDQQQQEAKRDYMILDAVPSNNQSEQPEVIQTANKVSIYI, encoded by the coding sequence GTGATTAATAGCATGGAGCTATTACTAAGTACAGCAACAAAAGTCGATAGTAAACTAGCGAATAAGTATGGTAGTGATAGGGCTGAAAATGGCTTTGAAAACGAGCTAAAGAAAGAACTTGATTTATTACCAGAACAAAACAAGGTTAGTGCAGAGGCGGCCGATAAGGAGCCTGAAGAGGTAGATCAAAGTGATGAGAAAAATCAAATAACTGAAGATAGTGAACCCCAAGAAATTATTGATTTATTATCGCTGCAAAATCAAATTGTTGTTCTTAATGTCAATCAAGATTCCCAGCAAAAAACAACTACTGAACTAACAACAAGTGATCCTGAGCACAGTGAGTCAGTAGCTAGTGAGGCAACAAAAGTAGACCAAAGTGAGATACTAGTTGCTAAAGAATTTAACACAGAACCAGAGACCGATAAAGATTCCCAAATAAGGGCTTTGACCGATTCGGTCAGTGTTAATAAAGATGATAATAATAATGTTTTTGAGGAAGTTGAACTGCAAGATAAAATATTCAATACTAAGCTACAAAGGCTGATTAAAGCTAACAAAAACAAGCAGTTATTTAACGCTGAAAAAAATACTGCCGAGGTTAAACCTAAAACAGATAGTGACCTTTTGCAACGAACAGAGCAGCAAAAAACATCTGCTATGAATAACCTACATAGCGAAACGAATGAAAAGGAATCTAGTAGAGAATTTATAGCACAATTGCTAAAAAGTGAACAGCCACTTAACAAAGAGGTAAGTGATTCTAGGGTTTTGAACACTCCGCTGGCTAGTAACGTTAAAGTAGCGCCTAGTTTTCAGAGTGCATCAGTAGAAACACAGCAACAGTTTTCAGAGGAGTTATTTAGTGCAGAACCCAAAACTGGAGAAAGCATAATGAACCAAATGACTGAAAGTATTAGTTATGGTAAGTTAGCAGATGGTGAGTATATGCACGTTAAGCTTAAGCCAGATTACCTTGGAGCTATGAGTATTAATATTCAAAAGACTCAGTCGGGTAGTGTGTTAAATATTCAGGTCGAGAGCGAAGCTGTTAAACGTATGCTGAACGAAAAAGTTGAGGACATGATATCGGTATTGTCTAATAAGTCTGTAACTATAGATAAGGTGCAAATAACTACGGATTATCAAAATACAAATAGTGACTTAAGTCAGCAATTAAATCAGCATAGTTTTACAGGAAGTCAGCAACAGGATCAGCAACAGCAAGAGGCTAAAAGAGATTATATGATTTTAGATGCTGTACCCAGTAATAATCAATCAGAGCAACCAGAAGTGATTCAAACTGCCAACAAAGTAAGTATATATATATAG
- a CDS encoding response regulator encodes MAKSILIVDDAAFMRMMLKNLLEKEGFEVIGEAQNGKKAVEAYQELNPDLVLMDITMPEMDGIEALRWIKKINPKAKVIMCSAMGQQGMVMDAIKSGASDFIVKPFDNVRVLESLNKALGL; translated from the coding sequence ATGGCTAAGAGTATCTTAATTGTTGATGACGCAGCTTTTATGCGTATGATGTTAAAAAACCTTTTAGAAAAAGAAGGTTTTGAAGTAATTGGTGAAGCCCAAAATGGCAAAAAGGCTGTTGAAGCTTATCAAGAATTAAATCCAGACTTAGTTCTAATGGACATAACAATGCCTGAGATGGATGGAATTGAAGCCTTACGTTGGATTAAAAAAATAAATCCAAAGGCAAAAGTTATTATGTGTAGCGCTATGGGTCAGCAGGGTATGGTTATGGATGCAATTAAGTCTGGTGCTAGCGATTTTATTGTAAAGCCTTTTGATAATGTGAGGGTGCTTGAGTCATTGAATAAAGCTTTAGGTTTATAA
- the fliE gene encoding flagellar hook-basal body complex protein FliE: MRTQSITPVIKGNLGSIKQVATVSSNVSFGDVLQEALNKIDNDINTSGSSFNTLATGNSDGYHKFLLETEKTAMNLQLTLQVRNKAIDAYNEIMRMQL; encoded by the coding sequence ATGAGAACACAATCCATAACCCCTGTTATAAAGGGTAATTTAGGTTCTATAAAACAAGTTGCAACTGTTTCTAGCAATGTAAGTTTTGGCGATGTGTTACAAGAGGCATTAAATAAAATAGACAATGATATTAATACATCTGGTTCATCATTTAATACTTTGGCCACTGGTAATAGTGATGGTTATCATAAATTTTTACTTGAAACAGAAAAAACAGCAATGAACTTACAACTAACGCTTCAAGTCAGAAATAAAGCAATTGATGCCTATAATGAAATAATGAGAATGCAGCTATAG
- a CDS encoding flagellar hook protein FlgE yields the protein MLRSMYSGVSGLRAHQTKLDVIGNNIANVNTVAYKTSNITFQEVLSQTLSKAQPPSSGGLGGKNPAQVGLGVSVGSITTKHTPSNLQPTGNPNDLAIDGHGYFVVSDGLQTYYTRAGNFSQDVQGNLVTAGGCKIMGWMADSAGNVNTTGPLQSLDLSSLTMPAKATTAMILEGNIDKDDASFTYDMTVYDSLGVSHKVTYTFTKTAADRTYSYEISSAEAGVTITPAAVPHGTVSFNTSGVLNTHTPHTITIGGLGGAADISTTVNFNATKFTYSSNKNTVGGEQDGYQSGSLLSLGVNAIGEVVGTFSNSRDKTVAALAIASFINPQGLERAGNNNYIKSWNSGEPQYSLAGTGGRGPIRDGALEMSNVDLAKEFTEMIVAQRGFQANSKIITTSDEILQELVNLKR from the coding sequence ATGTTAAGATCAATGTATTCCGGAGTATCTGGACTCAGAGCTCACCAAACAAAATTAGATGTTATTGGAAATAATATTGCCAATGTAAATACAGTGGCTTATAAAACTTCAAATATAACCTTTCAGGAGGTCTTAAGCCAAACTTTATCAAAGGCTCAGCCCCCCTCAAGTGGTGGTTTAGGTGGTAAAAACCCTGCCCAAGTAGGCTTGGGGGTATCAGTAGGTAGCATAACTACCAAACACACACCAAGCAATCTACAACCAACTGGCAACCCTAATGATTTAGCAATAGATGGTCACGGTTACTTTGTAGTAAGTGATGGTTTACAGACCTACTATACTAGGGCTGGTAACTTTTCTCAAGATGTTCAGGGTAACTTAGTTACTGCTGGCGGATGTAAAATAATGGGTTGGATGGCAGATTCAGCAGGAAATGTTAATACAACAGGGCCCTTGCAGTCACTTGATTTATCTAGCTTAACAATGCCAGCTAAAGCAACCACCGCAATGATTTTAGAAGGCAATATCGATAAGGACGATGCTAGCTTTACATATGATATGACAGTATATGATTCTTTAGGTGTTTCTCATAAAGTTACGTATACCTTTACTAAGACAGCAGCAGATCGTACTTATTCATATGAAATTTCATCAGCAGAGGCAGGAGTAACAATAACACCAGCAGCAGTACCACATGGAACTGTTTCTTTTAATACCTCAGGCGTTCTTAATACCCACACACCTCATACAATTACAATTGGTGGTTTAGGAGGGGCAGCCGATATATCAACAACAGTGAACTTTAATGCCACTAAGTTTACCTATAGTTCAAATAAAAATACTGTAGGTGGTGAACAAGATGGCTATCAATCTGGCTCCTTGCTTAGCTTGGGCGTAAATGCCATAGGGGAGGTTGTGGGTACATTCTCTAATAGTAGAGATAAAACAGTAGCTGCTTTAGCAATTGCGTCTTTTATAAATCCCCAGGGTTTAGAGAGAGCAGGCAATAATAACTATATAAAGTCTTGGAACTCGGGGGAGCCTCAGTATAGCCTTGCAGGCACAGGGGGCAGAGGTCCTATTAGAGATGGTGCTTTAGAGATGTCTAATGTCGACCTAGCTAAAGAATTTACCGAAATGATTGTTGCTCAACGTGGATTCCAAGCCAACTCAAAAATTATTACAACCTCAGATGAAATACTACAAGAGTTAGTAAATCTTAAGAGATAA
- a CDS encoding TIGR02530 family flagellar biosynthesis protein has protein sequence MSRKITNFSINEIRLQQSLKSKKAPQSNNNFNDILQSNINNLRKSEVKFSKHANERLAERNITLTGNDLKKVSQAIDIAKRKGINNSLIVTDEAIYIANTSSRTVITAMQSMKGKVFTNVDGVVNI, from the coding sequence ATGTCAAGAAAAATTACTAATTTTTCAATTAATGAAATAAGACTTCAACAATCACTTAAATCTAAAAAGGCACCACAAAGTAATAACAATTTTAATGATATCTTACAGAGTAATATCAACAATTTAAGAAAAAGTGAAGTTAAGTTTTCTAAACACGCTAATGAACGCCTGGCAGAAAGAAACATTACACTTACCGGAAATGACCTAAAAAAGGTTTCACAAGCAATAGACATAGCCAAGCGTAAAGGTATTAATAATTCGTTAATTGTTACTGACGAGGCGATATACATTGCTAATACTAGCTCTCGTACCGTAATTACAGCTATGCAGAGCATGAAAGGCAAAGTATTTACCAATGTAGATGGAGTAGTAAACATATAG
- the fliY gene encoding flagellar motor switch phosphatase FliY translates to MSEGTLTQEQIDALLNGGMKSSEPEPEEVSHVVLSDDEKDVIGEAGNIFISTSATSLSKILNKRVQITTPVVSVSNLKKIHAGMQIPYVVLKVRFERGIVGTNLLLIKTEDASVIADIMMGGQGTNKKQELSEIELSAVSEAMNQMIGSAATSIAQMMSRVVDISAPEVEVWSTLSDIESGDFSGNQEFVKIGFVMSIEGLLETSIMQLYSIETVKEIVEVLTNGLNNTSPQVSAKSEQTESPEPQKESLVGETERVYIDRELPENMDLLLDVQLDLSVVFGKTRKTISDILKFGTGTVVELDGYVDEPLEIYVNNKLIAYGEVVVVEEKYGIRVTDIVTPQSRLATLM, encoded by the coding sequence ATGAGTGAAGGCACATTAACTCAAGAGCAAATTGATGCTTTACTAAATGGTGGAATGAAATCATCAGAGCCAGAACCTGAGGAAGTAAGCCATGTTGTTTTGTCTGATGATGAAAAAGATGTAATAGGTGAGGCTGGTAATATTTTTATTTCAACATCTGCTACATCGTTATCAAAAATACTTAACAAAAGAGTACAAATTACCACGCCAGTTGTATCAGTTTCTAATCTTAAAAAGATACACGCTGGTATGCAAATACCATATGTAGTTTTAAAGGTAAGGTTCGAAAGAGGCATAGTAGGAACTAATCTTTTACTTATTAAAACAGAAGATGCTTCTGTAATTGCTGATATTATGATGGGTGGTCAAGGTACAAACAAAAAACAGGAGCTTAGTGAAATAGAACTAAGTGCTGTATCAGAAGCTATGAACCAAATGATTGGATCAGCAGCAACCTCTATTGCTCAAATGATGAGTAGAGTTGTAGACATTAGCGCCCCAGAGGTTGAGGTATGGTCTACATTGTCTGATATAGAATCTGGTGATTTTTCTGGAAATCAAGAGTTTGTTAAAATTGGTTTTGTTATGTCAATAGAAGGGCTGTTAGAGACAAGCATAATGCAGTTATACTCTATTGAAACAGTAAAAGAGATTGTAGAAGTATTAACTAATGGCCTTAATAATACCAGCCCCCAAGTTTCAGCCAAGAGTGAACAGACAGAAAGCCCTGAGCCTCAAAAAGAGAGCTTAGTTGGTGAAACTGAAAGGGTATATATAGATAGAGAATTACCTGAAAATATGGATTTATTACTTGATGTTCAACTCGACTTAAGTGTAGTATTTGGAAAAACTCGTAAGACAATTAGTGATATACTAAAGTTCGGAACAGGTACTGTAGTAGAGCTAGATGGTTATGTTGATGAGCCTCTGGAGATATACGTAAACAACAAGCTAATAGCCTACGGTGAAGTTGTTGTAGTTGAAGAAAAATACGGTATTAGAGTAACAGATATTGTAACACCTCAGAGTAGATTAGCTACATTAATGTAA
- the flgC gene encoding flagellar basal body rod protein FlgC: MSFLRSLDISATGLIAQKKRIEVVAQNISNAETIITDSGDPYRAKSVVFRESKENKTFSRTLDSFSRPREGSGVEIDNIVEDQTPFKLSYDPTHPLANKDGYVKLSNVNTTEEMLKLMAASRAYEANSMVLTATKTMFSKSLEILK, from the coding sequence ATGAGTTTTTTAAGATCGTTAGACATTAGTGCAACTGGATTAATTGCTCAAAAGAAGAGAATTGAAGTTGTAGCGCAAAATATCTCTAATGCTGAAACTATAATTACAGATTCTGGAGACCCATATAGAGCCAAATCAGTTGTGTTTAGAGAAAGCAAAGAAAACAAAACTTTTAGTAGAACTTTAGATAGTTTTAGTAGACCGCGAGAAGGAAGTGGTGTAGAAATTGACAACATAGTAGAAGACCAAACACCATTCAAGCTCTCATATGATCCTACGCATCCACTGGCTAATAAAGATGGTTATGTGAAGCTATCTAATGTAAATACAACCGAGGAAATGTTAAAGCTAATGGCAGCATCTAGGGCATACGAAGCTAACTCAATGGTATTAACAGCTACAAAAACTATGTTTTCAAAATCGCTTGAGATACTCAAATAA
- a CDS encoding flagellar motor protein MotB encodes MRINKPKPQEDAPDEWIVTYSDMVTLLLAFFVLLFAFSTVDATKWKKVVESFTGEIYIIESDNSSSILEGDLGIVDKSEPPVIEAVSEVDNATNQKIQENFNELYDALVQYNMQNGMQMQVMMDGPEIRIRLSNHLLFASARANLNNKARETLTEITVIVKKYDGILKKLILEGNTDNLPIHNEQFRDNFELSLERALTVLYFFKYEGDFSPQKLVPLGYGEFNPIADNDTVAGRAKNRRTDIVLVKVT; translated from the coding sequence ATGAGAATTAACAAACCTAAGCCACAAGAAGATGCTCCAGATGAGTGGATTGTAACATATAGTGATATGGTAACACTGTTATTGGCGTTTTTTGTATTGCTCTTTGCCTTCTCAACTGTAGATGCAACTAAATGGAAAAAGGTTGTAGAGTCTTTTACTGGTGAAATCTACATTATTGAATCAGATAATTCAAGTTCAATTTTAGAAGGAGATTTAGGTATTGTTGATAAAAGTGAACCCCCTGTAATTGAGGCCGTATCAGAAGTAGATAATGCCACAAATCAAAAAATACAAGAAAACTTTAACGAACTTTATGATGCTTTGGTTCAATACAATATGCAAAATGGCATGCAAATGCAGGTTATGATGGATGGACCAGAAATAAGAATAAGATTATCTAATCATTTATTATTTGCTTCAGCGAGGGCTAATCTCAATAACAAAGCCCGGGAAACTCTAACCGAAATAACGGTGATAGTAAAAAAATATGATGGCATCTTAAAAAAATTAATATTAGAGGGTAATACAGATAATTTACCTATACATAATGAACAGTTTAGAGATAATTTTGAGTTATCTTTAGAACGAGCGCTAACCGTATTGTATTTCTTTAAATATGAGGGAGACTTTTCTCCTCAAAAACTTGTTCCTCTAGGTTATGGTGAGTTTAATCCAATTGCAGATAACGATACAGTAGCTGGTAGGGCTAAAAATAGGCGCACCGATATTGTACTAGTAAAAGTAACATAG